Proteins from a genomic interval of Trifolium pratense cultivar HEN17-A07 linkage group LG6, ARS_RC_1.1, whole genome shotgun sequence:
- the LOC123890760 gene encoding vesicle transport protein GOT1, which yields MAYDIDEMKKIGIGLIGFGIFFTFLGIILFFDRGLLALGNIFWLAGVAILLGWRSMWSLFTNRANYKGTASFLLGLFFIFVRWPVVGIIIEIYGCVFLFGGFWSSIKVFLYHIPVVGWIIRFIAPP from the exons ATGGCATATGATATTGATGAGATGAAGA AGATTGGCATAGGGCTAATTGGTTTTGGCATCTTCTTCACATTTCTTGGCATAATTCTTTTCTTTGACCGTGGTTTGCTTGCTCTGGGAAAT ATATTTTGGTTGGCAGGGGTAGCAATTTTACTTGGTTGGCGTTCCATGTGGTCACTCTTCACTAATAGAGCAAACTATAAG GGTACTGCGTCATTTCTTCTAGGCCTCTTTTTCATTTTCGTGAGATGGCCAGTAGTTGGtataataattgaaatatatGGCTGTGTTTTCCTCTTCGG CGGTTTTTGGTCGTCTATCAAAGTGTTCCTCTACCATATTCCAGTTGTTGGATGGATTATACGGTTTATTGCGC CTCCTTGA